One Campylobacter lari DNA segment encodes these proteins:
- the purB gene encoding adenylosuccinate lyase encodes MGVSVFDMRLLQDSWSTPAMRAIFSEENRIQKWLDVEAALAKAQAKLGIIPNEAAIEIAKKAHYKFMDMDFIFAEFKKTKHPLVPTVRGLEKACENGLGEYVHFGVTTQDIIDTGLVLQFKEAMALIKQDLKDIAKNLAKIAKEHKNTAMMGRTLALQALPITFGHKVAIWLSELNRHYERIIELEKRLYVGLIVGAVGTKASLSDKANEVEKLTLESLGLEVPDISWQPARDRFIELGYVLGNINATFNKIAHQLLILAHNEIDEIAEPFGKGQVGSSTMPHKRNPAVSENAVTVSNALRANIAILSDIERHEHERDGQVWKMEWKLLPEAFLMLSVVLANMKFVFDDLEVKKDKMLKNLDTLNGFVLAERVMFALSDHYGKQHAHEIVYENAMRGIENHKTFKEVLLEDERVSKVLSEKDIDVLMDATTYVGYAPKLVDEFLEKIANAPILK; translated from the coding sequence ATGGGTGTGAGTGTATTTGATATGAGGTTGCTTCAAGATTCTTGGAGCACCCCTGCAATGAGAGCTATTTTTAGTGAAGAAAATAGAATTCAAAAATGGCTTGATGTAGAAGCTGCTTTGGCAAAAGCCCAAGCAAAACTTGGCATTATCCCTAATGAAGCAGCTATAGAAATAGCTAAAAAAGCGCATTATAAATTTATGGATATGGATTTTATTTTTGCTGAGTTTAAAAAGACCAAACACCCTTTAGTGCCTACTGTGCGTGGTTTAGAAAAAGCTTGTGAAAATGGTCTTGGTGAATATGTACATTTTGGTGTAACAACGCAAGATATCATTGATACAGGCTTAGTTTTACAATTTAAAGAGGCTATGGCTTTAATCAAGCAAGATTTAAAAGATATAGCTAAAAATTTAGCAAAAATTGCAAAAGAGCATAAAAATACTGCAATGATGGGAAGAACCTTAGCTTTACAAGCTTTACCTATAACTTTTGGACACAAAGTTGCAATTTGGCTAAGTGAGCTTAATCGCCATTATGAAAGAATTATCGAACTTGAAAAAAGATTATATGTAGGTTTAATTGTAGGTGCAGTGGGAACTAAAGCAAGTTTAAGTGACAAGGCTAATGAAGTAGAAAAACTTACTTTAGAAAGCTTAGGTTTAGAAGTTCCTGATATCTCATGGCAACCAGCAAGAGATCGTTTTATCGAGCTTGGTTATGTTTTAGGCAATATCAATGCAACCTTTAACAAAATCGCACATCAACTTTTAATCTTAGCCCATAATGAAATCGATGAAATTGCTGAGCCTTTTGGAAAAGGTCAAGTAGGAAGTTCTACTATGCCTCATAAAAGAAATCCTGCAGTAAGTGAAAATGCAGTGACTGTAAGTAATGCTCTAAGAGCTAATATTGCAATTTTAAGTGATATAGAAAGACATGAGCATGAAAGAGATGGTCAAGTATGGAAAATGGAATGGAAGCTTTTGCCAGAAGCGTTTTTGATGCTTTCAGTGGTATTAGCAAATATGAAATTTGTCTTTGATGATTTAGAAGTTAAAAAAGACAAAATGTTAAAAAATCTTGATACGCTTAATGGTTTTGTATTAGCAGAACGCGTGATGTTTGCTTTGAGTGATCATTATGGTAAGCAACATGCACATGAAATTGTTTATGAAAATGCTATGAGAGGCATAGAAAATCATAAAACTTTCAAAGAAGTTTTACTTGAAGATGAGCGTGTGAGTAAGGTTTTAAGTGAAAAAGATATTGATGTTTTAATGGATGCTACAACTTATGTAGGTTATGCACCAAAATTAGTTGATGAGTTCTTAGAAAAAATCGCTAATGCACCAATTCTAAAGTAG
- a CDS encoding MmgE/PrpD family protein, translating into MYLSEKLAEFIVNLDYEAIPSEVKQRAKELMLDALGTALAAKNEACVLNATKAFEALSINPSEKIWSGDKKLDVIYAAMVNAIAAHALDFDDTHTEAILHASAILTPLCLTYGFSVSKDGKKVLKAFIVGWEIAARVGIASKGNFHKRGFHTTAIAGIFGSVAASCVLLDLNKEQIINALGLAGSFASGVNEFLSNGSNSKVLHIANALKNGILVANCAKANMSGPLSIFEGRDNIFRTFGLEDECDKNELCKGLNEIWQVMQVSLKPYPSCHFAHGLIDCAMSLRNDGLNAQDIKSLHCFVDEVPISFICDPIEAKYTPQSAYAAKFSMPFLMALAFFDGKITLKSYENLNRAELIEFAKKISYEKKKSSGFPKYFPGHLEAVLNDGKVIKKDVLINKGNFDNPLSFDELKDKFLSNASIALSLEKAEELVKKLQNLENLNDFDF; encoded by the coding sequence ATGTATTTAAGTGAAAAACTAGCCGAATTTATCGTAAATTTAGACTATGAAGCTATTCCTAGCGAAGTAAAGCAAAGAGCAAAAGAGCTTATGCTTGATGCACTAGGAACAGCCCTAGCTGCTAAAAATGAAGCTTGTGTTTTAAATGCAACTAAGGCTTTTGAAGCTTTAAGCATAAATCCTAGTGAAAAAATTTGGAGTGGGGATAAAAAGCTTGATGTAATTTATGCTGCGATGGTAAATGCCATTGCAGCGCATGCCCTTGATTTTGATGATACTCATACTGAAGCTATTTTGCACGCTAGTGCTATTTTAACTCCGCTTTGTTTAACTTATGGATTTAGCGTAAGTAAAGATGGAAAAAAAGTTTTAAAAGCTTTTATAGTTGGTTGGGAAATTGCTGCTAGAGTGGGTATAGCAAGCAAAGGAAATTTCCATAAACGCGGCTTTCATACTACAGCTATAGCAGGAATTTTTGGTAGTGTGGCTGCAAGCTGTGTTTTGCTTGATTTAAACAAAGAACAAATCATCAATGCTCTAGGTTTAGCAGGAAGTTTTGCAAGTGGGGTGAATGAGTTTTTATCTAATGGGTCTAATTCTAAAGTTTTGCACATAGCTAATGCTTTGAAAAATGGAATTTTAGTAGCAAATTGCGCAAAAGCTAATATGAGTGGTCCTTTGAGTATATTTGAAGGAAGGGATAATATCTTTAGAACTTTTGGCTTAGAAGATGAGTGTGATAAAAATGAACTTTGTAAGGGTTTGAATGAAATTTGGCAAGTAATGCAAGTTTCACTAAAACCTTATCCAAGTTGTCATTTTGCACATGGGCTTATTGATTGTGCTATGAGTTTAAGAAATGATGGTTTAAATGCACAAGATATCAAAAGTTTACATTGTTTTGTAGATGAGGTGCCAATTTCATTTATCTGTGATCCAATAGAAGCAAAATATACTCCACAAAGTGCTTATGCTGCTAAATTTTCCATGCCTTTTTTAATGGCTTTGGCATTTTTTGATGGCAAGATCACTTTAAAATCTTATGAAAATTTAAATAGAGCCGAACTAATAGAATTTGCTAAAAAAATTAGCTATGAAAAGAAAAAATCTAGCGGTTTCCCTAAATACTTTCCAGGACATTTAGAAGCTGTTTTAAATGATGGAAAGGTAATTAAAAAAGATGTACTGATTAACAAAGGAAATTTTGATAATCCTTTAAGTTTTGATGAATTAAAAGATAAATTTCTTTCTAATGCTAGTATAGCACTTTCTTTAGAAAAGGCTGAGGAATTAGTCAAAAAGCTTCAAAATTTAGAAAATCTAAATGATTTTGATTTCTAG
- a CDS encoding FeoA family protein: MTLDTLKDNEEALIVGFEADKQLQARLFSFGFAKNKKVKKIRSSIANSTIMVELDTTCVILRSSEAKIIQISKEF; the protein is encoded by the coding sequence ATGACTTTAGATACATTAAAAGATAATGAAGAAGCTCTTATAGTAGGCTTTGAAGCAGATAAACAACTCCAAGCAAGACTTTTTAGTTTTGGTTTTGCAAAAAACAAAAAAGTTAAAAAAATTCGCTCTTCTATTGCAAATTCTACTATTATGGTAGAACTTGATACAACTTGTGTGATTTTACGCTCAAGTGAAGCAAAAATAATACAAATTTCAAAAGAGTTTTAA
- the feoB gene encoding ferrous iron transport protein B — MKEIIVALVGQPNVGKSLLINALCKANMKVGNFSGVTVEKAEARLVYKNYEFKFIDLPGTYALDGYSEEEKITKDFLKKGKFDLVVNVLDSTNLERNLILSASLIEAKIKMIMALNMQDEAKNEGFSIDFKILSQLLNTPCLGVCAKTKENLNALLDLIISTHEAKFEAKERVYSDIIEEELTKISEFLNQNEITYLDFSTKDLALALLKNEANIVISHALRKILDEALEKIYMAYHSKDIESIFKEELIAFANGICAKVLSKGVKYKNHTKEIDSILINKFLGIPIFLFFMWALFQLTFTLGQIPMDYIEMFFANLGDMVKNNISNEFIASALADGVLGGVGAVITFLPNIMILFFGIALLETTGYMARVAFLLDGILYKFGLHGKSFIPLITGFGCSVPAFMATRTLKNKKDRLLTLFIINFMSCGARLPVYVLFVGVFFPADVAGNYLFGIYLLGAFLGLIAAKILRMSAFRGQDEPFVMEMPKYRMPNWNLVWFMVFNKAKMYLKKAGTFILIASLFIWFASNFPAQENNTQNALTQELQIENSYLGQFGKTIEPIFAPLGFDWKLSVSLVSGLAAKEVMISTMGVLYSLGDEVDETSLNLQEAIKENIPFNTAVAFILFVMIYNPCFAATIVFAKEAGNKKYAWYLFIFTSLCAYLIAFLGINIAKLII, encoded by the coding sequence ATGAAAGAAATCATCGTTGCTTTAGTAGGTCAGCCAAATGTTGGTAAAAGTTTATTAATTAACGCACTTTGTAAAGCTAATATGAAAGTTGGTAATTTTAGCGGTGTTACGGTTGAAAAGGCTGAGGCTAGATTAGTTTATAAAAATTATGAGTTTAAATTTATAGATTTACCAGGAACTTATGCATTAGATGGTTATAGCGAAGAAGAAAAAATTACAAAAGATTTTTTAAAAAAGGGTAAATTTGATCTTGTAGTAAATGTGCTTGATTCTACAAATTTGGAGCGTAATTTGATTTTGAGTGCATCTTTAATAGAAGCTAAAATTAAAATGATTATGGCTTTAAATATGCAAGATGAAGCTAAAAATGAAGGTTTTAGTATAGATTTTAAAATTTTATCCCAACTTCTAAATACACCTTGTCTTGGTGTGTGTGCTAAAACTAAAGAAAATCTAAATGCACTTTTGGATTTAATCATTTCAACCCATGAAGCTAAATTTGAAGCCAAAGAGCGTGTTTATAGTGATATCATAGAAGAAGAACTTACAAAAATAAGTGAATTTTTAAATCAAAATGAAATTACTTATTTAGATTTTTCTACAAAAGATTTAGCACTTGCTTTACTTAAAAATGAAGCTAATATAGTCATTTCACACGCTTTGAGAAAAATACTTGATGAAGCTTTGGAAAAAATCTATATGGCATATCATAGCAAAGATATAGAAAGTATTTTTAAAGAAGAGCTAATTGCTTTTGCAAATGGTATATGTGCTAAGGTTTTAAGTAAGGGTGTTAAGTATAAAAATCATACCAAAGAAATAGATTCTATTTTAATCAATAAATTTTTAGGAATTCCTATATTTTTGTTTTTTATGTGGGCTTTATTTCAACTAACCTTTACTTTAGGTCAAATCCCTATGGATTATATAGAAATGTTTTTTGCTAATTTAGGTGATATGGTAAAAAATAATATTAGCAATGAATTCATCGCATCAGCCTTAGCTGATGGTGTTTTAGGTGGAGTTGGTGCGGTTATAACTTTTTTACCAAATATTATGATTTTATTTTTTGGTATAGCTTTGCTTGAAACAACTGGATATATGGCTAGGGTTGCATTTTTATTAGATGGAATTTTATACAAATTTGGCTTACATGGTAAAAGTTTCATCCCTTTAATCACGGGTTTTGGTTGCTCAGTACCTGCATTTATGGCTACAAGAACTTTAAAAAATAAAAAAGATAGGTTATTAACTCTTTTTATTATTAATTTTATGAGTTGTGGTGCAAGGCTTCCTGTATATGTGCTTTTTGTTGGAGTGTTTTTTCCTGCTGATGTGGCAGGAAATTATCTTTTTGGGATTTATCTTTTGGGTGCGTTTTTGGGTTTGATTGCAGCTAAGATTTTAAGAATGAGTGCTTTTAGAGGACAAGATGAGCCCTTTGTAATGGAAATGCCAAAATATAGAATGCCAAATTGGAATTTGGTATGGTTTATGGTGTTTAATAAAGCCAAAATGTATTTAAAAAAAGCAGGAACATTTATTTTGATAGCTTCTTTGTTTATTTGGTTTGCGAGTAATTTTCCTGCACAAGAAAATAATACTCAAAATGCTTTAACTCAAGAGCTTCAGATAGAAAATAGTTATCTTGGACAATTTGGCAAAACAATAGAGCCTATTTTTGCACCACTTGGTTTTGATTGGAAACTTAGTGTATCTTTGGTAAGTGGTTTAGCTGCTAAAGAAGTGATGATTTCTACTATGGGTGTGCTTTATTCTTTAGGTGATGAAGTTGATGAGACAAGTTTAAATTTACAAGAAGCTATAAAAGAAAACATCCCTTTTAACACAGCAGTTGCTTTTATACTTTTTGTTATGATTTATAATCCTTGCTTTGCAGCAACTATAGTTTTTGCTAAAGAAGCAGGAAATAAAAAATATGCATGGTATCTTTTTATATTTACATCTTTATGTGCGTATTTGATCGCTTTTTTGGGGATTAATATTGCTAAATTGATAATTTAA
- the tenA gene encoding thiaminase II — protein MLLDRLIKENKKTWEQYIHHEFVKKLQNGTLEKDVFLFYLKQDYIFLNNYAKCYALLALNTNNAKEIQFAIKNQNYTLEGELELHRSILKLGIDVEKLDYKDESLTNIAYTRYLLSVGQNGDYLDMLCALSACAIGYAYIGEEIYKGLNEKNLENHPYKEWILTYAGKEFQDEIKEFKDFFNSYANSISEEKFKKLNEIFYTTVRLETAFWQHSLEQKMEI, from the coding sequence ATGCTTTTGGATAGACTTATAAAAGAAAATAAAAAAACTTGGGAACAATACATCCATCATGAATTTGTAAAAAAACTTCAAAATGGCACTTTAGAAAAAGATGTATTTTTATTTTATCTTAAACAAGATTATATCTTTTTAAATAATTATGCAAAATGCTATGCCCTGCTTGCTTTAAATACGAACAATGCTAAAGAAATTCAATTTGCTATTAAAAATCAAAACTACACTTTAGAAGGAGAATTAGAGCTTCATAGAAGTATTTTAAAACTAGGCATTGATGTAGAAAAACTAGACTATAAGGATGAAAGTTTAACTAATATTGCTTATACAAGATACTTACTAAGTGTGGGACAAAATGGAGATTATTTAGATATGCTATGTGCTTTGAGTGCTTGTGCTATAGGCTATGCATACATAGGAGAAGAAATTTATAAAGGACTTAATGAAAAAAACTTAGAAAATCATCCTTACAAAGAGTGGATTTTAACCTATGCGGGAAAAGAATTTCAAGATGAAATTAAAGAATTTAAAGATTTTTTTAATTCTTATGCAAATAGCATTAGTGAAGAAAAATTTAAAAAATTAAACGAAATTTTTTATACTACTGTAAGACTTGAAACAGCCTTTTGGCAACATTCTTTAGAGCAAAAAATGGAAATTTAA
- the acpP gene encoding acyl carrier protein, with translation MAIFDDVKKVVVEQLSVDEDAVKMESKIIEDLGADSLDVVELVMALEEKFDVEIPDSDAEKLVKIEDVVNYIENLQK, from the coding sequence ATGGCAATTTTTGATGATGTAAAAAAAGTAGTTGTTGAGCAACTTAGTGTTGATGAAGATGCAGTTAAAATGGAATCTAAAATCATTGAAGATTTAGGTGCAGATTCTTTAGATGTTGTTGAATTAGTTATGGCTTTAGAAGAAAAATTTGATGTAGAAATTCCAGACAGCGATGCTGAAAAACTAGTAAAAATCGAAGATGTTGTTAATTATATAGAAAATCTTCAAAAATAA
- a CDS encoding beta-ketoacyl-ACP synthase II, with protein MKRVVVTGIGMINALGLDKDSSFKAICDGKSGVDKITLFDTTDFPVQIAAEVKNFDPLSVCDAKEVKKIDRFIQLGIKAAREAMEDAKFDETLNKEEFGVVSAAGIGGLPNIEKNSVTCAQRGPRKITPFFIPSALVNMLGGIISIEHGLQGPNISCVTACAAGTHAIGEAYKSIALGNADKMLVVGAEAAICAVGIGGFAAMKALSTRNDDPAKASRPFDKERDGFVMGEGAGALVFEEYEAAKKRGAKIYAELVGFGESADAHHITSPTLEGPLRAMKKALKMAGNPKVDYINAHGTSTPVNDKNETAAIKELFKDQIPLVSSTKGQTGHCLGAAGAIEAVISLMALDQGILPPTINQIVADENCDLDYIPNTARKSEVNVVMSNSFGFGGTNGCVIFKKVD; from the coding sequence TTGAAACGCGTTGTAGTAACAGGTATAGGAATGATCAATGCCCTTGGCTTAGACAAAGATAGCTCATTTAAAGCAATTTGTGATGGCAAAAGTGGTGTTGATAAAATCACTCTTTTTGATACCACTGATTTTCCAGTGCAAATTGCTGCTGAAGTAAAAAATTTTGATCCTTTGAGTGTTTGTGATGCTAAAGAGGTTAAAAAAATAGATCGTTTTATACAACTTGGCATTAAAGCAGCAAGAGAAGCTATGGAAGATGCTAAATTTGATGAAACTTTAAACAAAGAAGAATTTGGTGTAGTTTCAGCAGCTGGTATAGGTGGTTTACCAAATATAGAAAAAAATTCTGTTACTTGCGCACAGCGTGGACCACGTAAAATTACTCCTTTTTTCATACCATCAGCTTTAGTTAATATGCTTGGTGGGATTATTTCAATCGAGCATGGATTACAAGGACCAAATATCTCATGCGTGACTGCTTGTGCAGCGGGAACTCATGCTATAGGCGAAGCTTATAAAAGCATAGCTTTAGGCAATGCAGATAAAATGCTTGTAGTAGGCGCTGAAGCAGCTATTTGTGCTGTGGGCATAGGTGGCTTTGCTGCTATGAAAGCTCTTTCTACTAGAAATGATGATCCAGCTAAGGCTTCAAGACCATTTGACAAAGAAAGAGATGGTTTTGTGATGGGTGAGGGTGCTGGTGCTTTAGTGTTTGAAGAGTATGAGGCTGCTAAAAAGCGTGGAGCTAAAATTTATGCTGAGTTAGTAGGTTTTGGCGAAAGTGCGGACGCACATCATATCACTTCGCCTACTTTAGAAGGGCCATTGCGTGCTATGAAAAAAGCTTTAAAAATGGCAGGAAATCCAAAAGTAGATTATATTAATGCGCACGGAACTTCTACTCCGGTAAATGATAAAAATGAAACAGCAGCTATTAAAGAACTTTTCAAAGATCAAATTCCTTTAGTTAGTTCTACAAAAGGTCAAACAGGCCATTGCTTAGGTGCTGCTGGTGCTATTGAAGCTGTTATTTCTTTAATGGCGCTTGATCAAGGTATATTACCGCCAACTATCAATCAAATCGTAGCAGATGAAAACTGTGATCTTGACTATATACCAAATACTGCAAGAAAAAGCGAAGTTAATGTTGTAATGAGCAATTCTTTTGGTTTTGGTGGAACAAATGGTTGTGTGATTTTCAAAAAAGTAGATTAA
- a CDS encoding acetyl-CoA carboxylase carboxyltransferase subunit alpha, producing the protein MASYLDFEKNIQQIDEDLANAKIKGDDEAVKILEKNLEKETQKVYKNLSDYQRLQLARHPDRPYALDYIQAILSDAYEIHGDRAFRDDPAIVCYAGYIGGKKVIVIGEQKGRGTKDKLHRNFGMPHPEGYRKALRVAKMAEKFDIPVLFLVDTPGAYPGVGAEERGQSEAIARNLYELSALKTITIAVVIGEGGSGGALAIGVADKLAMMKNSVFSVISPEGCAAILWNDPSKSEAATKAMKVTADDLKTQGLIDDVIEEPMSGAHRDKENAIKNLSDYVLKAIEELEQYDKRELAALRMQKIFKFGAFSE; encoded by the coding sequence ATGGCTTCTTATTTAGATTTTGAAAAAAATATTCAGCAAATTGATGAGGATTTAGCAAATGCTAAAATCAAAGGCGATGATGAAGCAGTAAAAATTTTAGAAAAAAATCTTGAAAAAGAAACCCAAAAAGTTTATAAAAATTTAAGCGATTATCAACGCTTACAGCTTGCAAGACATCCTGATCGTCCTTATGCGCTTGATTATATTCAAGCTATATTAAGTGATGCTTATGAAATTCACGGCGATCGTGCTTTTAGAGATGATCCTGCTATTGTGTGTTATGCAGGCTATATAGGTGGGAAAAAAGTTATTGTTATAGGTGAGCAAAAAGGTAGAGGTACTAAAGATAAACTTCATAGAAATTTTGGTATGCCTCATCCTGAAGGTTATAGAAAAGCTCTAAGAGTAGCAAAAATGGCTGAAAAATTCGACATACCGGTGTTGTTTTTAGTAGATACTCCAGGTGCTTACCCAGGAGTGGGTGCTGAAGAGCGTGGTCAAAGTGAGGCTATAGCTAGAAATTTATATGAATTAAGCGCTCTTAAAACAATCACTATAGCAGTAGTTATAGGCGAAGGTGGAAGTGGTGGTGCTTTAGCCATAGGAGTAGCTGATAAACTTGCTATGATGAAAAATTCAGTTTTTTCTGTGATTTCACCTGAGGGTTGTGCTGCTATTTTATGGAATGATCCATCAAAAAGTGAAGCTGCTACTAAAGCCATGAAAGTAACTGCTGATGATTTAAAAACTCAAGGTTTGATTGATGATGTTATCGAAGAGCCAATGAGTGGAGCTCATAGAGATAAAGAAAATGCGATTAAAAATTTAAGTGATTATGTCTTAAAAGCTATAGAAGAATTAGAGCAATACGATAAACGTGAATTAGCTGCATTAAGAATGCAAAAAATCTTTAAATTTGGAGCTTTTTCTGAATAA
- a CDS encoding ferritin-like domain-containing protein, giving the protein MKRNFFEELEKILYHKDIFKKIELFNEFYENFKSNLYDFNHSHEAIICENSQVKILHPMKIRRPKEANSTLSLAKILHSVAHIEYSAINLALDASYRFKNLPLKFYQDWLEVADEEIKHFLLLEKTLNELGFKYGDFHAHDNLEKALFLTKDNLAHRMGIVHRGLEAKGLDANPFVLEKLNTTNHPIKSLFSEIFTIILNDEIKHVNKGDFWWNYTKNENDSYLDLCAKYKEFNLLGKVYNKTARIQAGFNENELQELDDFYNKKGNGG; this is encoded by the coding sequence ATGAAAAGAAATTTCTTTGAAGAATTAGAAAAAATTTTATATCACAAAGATATTTTTAAAAAGATTGAATTATTTAATGAGTTTTATGAAAATTTTAAATCTAATTTATATGATTTTAATCATTCGCATGAAGCGATCATTTGTGAAAACTCACAAGTTAAAATCCTTCATCCTATGAAAATAAGGCGTCCAAAAGAGGCAAATAGCACTTTATCTTTAGCTAAAATATTACATTCAGTTGCACATATAGAATATAGTGCTATAAATTTGGCCTTAGATGCTAGTTATAGGTTTAAAAACTTGCCATTGAAATTTTATCAAGATTGGCTTGAAGTAGCTGATGAAGAAATTAAGCATTTTTTACTTTTAGAAAAAACTTTAAATGAACTTGGTTTTAAATATGGAGATTTCCATGCACATGATAATCTTGAAAAAGCCTTGTTTTTAACCAAAGATAATCTTGCTCACAGAATGGGCATAGTTCATAGAGGACTTGAAGCAAAAGGACTTGATGCTAATCCTTTTGTCTTAGAAAAATTAAACACCACCAATCATCCTATAAAAAGTTTATTTAGTGAAATTTTTACCATTATACTAAATGATGAGATTAAACATGTAAATAAAGGGGATTTTTGGTGGAATTATACAAAAAACGAAAATGATAGTTATCTTGATCTTTGTGCCAAATATAAAGAATTTAATCTTTTAGGAAAAGTATATAACAAAACAGCTAGAATACAAGCAGGATTTAACGAAAATGAACTTCAAGAATTAGATGATTTTTATAATAAAAAAGGAAATGGTGGTTAG
- the kpsM gene encoding capsule polysaccharide transporter KpsM, whose product MFNVIHALFFRELKTRFGINKYLGYFWVIGEPMMVVLVITSIIAAIREFHHQIMPEGVSIFLFLAVGIIPFFMFRSIITQLLNGIGANLALFAYKPIRPIHVFIARALLEFCIYFTIFICVMFLAGWFLHMQVIPKHFLEVMFSFFLLVVFGFAMGMCFAIAGHFAEPLKMALNYLNIVLYWTALVVFPIWIVPKPILDILYYNPLLHIMELLKYNFFQNYPLLDDYNYYYPIACLSVILFLGLFFYYFTREKLIAVR is encoded by the coding sequence ATGTTTAATGTCATACATGCTCTTTTTTTTAGAGAGTTAAAGACAAGATTTGGTATTAATAAATATCTGGGCTATTTCTGGGTGATTGGAGAGCCTATGATGGTGGTTTTGGTAATCACTTCCATTATAGCAGCTATTAGAGAATTTCATCATCAAATCATGCCTGAGGGTGTTTCTATCTTTTTATTTTTAGCAGTAGGGATTATACCTTTTTTTATGTTTAGAAGTATTATTACTCAGCTTTTAAATGGCATAGGTGCAAATCTAGCTCTTTTTGCATATAAACCTATTCGCCCTATACATGTTTTTATTGCAAGAGCATTGCTTGAATTTTGTATTTATTTTACTATTTTTATTTGTGTAATGTTTTTAGCTGGATGGTTTTTGCATATGCAAGTTATACCTAAGCATTTTTTAGAAGTGATGTTTTCGTTTTTTTTGCTTGTGGTGTTTGGCTTTGCTATGGGAATGTGTTTTGCTATAGCAGGACATTTTGCAGAGCCTTTAAAAATGGCATTAAATTATTTAAATATAGTTTTATACTGGACAGCTTTGGTGGTATTTCCTATATGGATAGTTCCAAAACCTATTTTAGACATTTTATATTATAATCCACTTTTGCATATTATGGAACTTTTAAAATATAATTTTTTTCAAAATTATCCATTGCTTGATGATTATAATTACTATTACCCTATTGCATGTTTAAGTGTGATTTTGTTTTTGGGTTTGTTTTTTTATTATTTTACTAGAGAAAAGTTGATAGCGGTACGATGA
- a CDS encoding ABC transporter ATP-binding protein gives MIKLVNLTKSFPLRNGGRHYVFKNLSFEFPENCSIGLMGRNGAGKSTLMKLLSGSLLPDRGKIITNKKLSWPLGLAGAFQHRLSARDNARFVARVYGYKGKDLEEKIKFVEDFAELGKFFDEPMNTYSAGMSARISFGLSMAFDFDYYLIDEAGAVGDPKFREKSSKIYKEKLSQSKVIMVSHNVAEIKQWCDKIIFMQDGQATIYNDVDEGIAVYQGKINAK, from the coding sequence ATGATAAAATTAGTTAATTTAACCAAATCTTTTCCTTTGCGCAATGGTGGAAGGCATTATGTTTTTAAAAACTTAAGTTTTGAATTTCCTGAAAATTGTAGTATAGGTTTAATGGGACGCAATGGTGCTGGAAAATCAACCTTAATGAAACTTTTAAGTGGTTCCTTGCTTCCTGATAGAGGTAAGATTATAACCAATAAAAAACTCTCTTGGCCTTTGGGTTTAGCAGGTGCATTTCAACATAGACTTTCAGCAAGGGACAATGCACGCTTTGTAGCTAGAGTGTATGGTTATAAAGGAAAGGATTTAGAAGAAAAGATTAAATTTGTGGAAGATTTTGCTGAGCTTGGTAAATTTTTTGATGAGCCTATGAATACTTACTCAGCTGGTATGAGTGCTAGGATATCTTTTGGTTTAAGTATGGCTTTTGATTTTGATTATTATTTGATTGATGAAGCAGGTGCTGTGGGAGATCCTAAATTTAGAGAAAAAAGCTCTAAAATTTATAAAGAAAAATTAAGTCAGTCAAAAGTTATCATGGTTTCACATAATGTAGCTGAAATTAAACAATGGTGTGATAAAATTATATTCATGCAAGATGGACAAGCTACTATATATAATGATGTAGATGAGGGTATAGCGGTGTATCAAGGAAAAATAAATGCAAAATGA